A DNA window from Arachis duranensis cultivar V14167 chromosome 3, aradu.V14167.gnm2.J7QH, whole genome shotgun sequence contains the following coding sequences:
- the LOC107478219 gene encoding uncharacterized protein LOC107478219, producing MFCIYQQARFYVPIIELYVDFEQHSSLDLVGEEVDVDECGDLDWEEDNNNSEEEFEANYKVDDENDDGDLAGNPAIQNEADSIVSRHPFGVPSFVRSLYLEAMHAPEFSEYANMGEGNIAAEDSEFSVRMKFSSTESVISTIKSYTISRRVYYTMYESEPQTFYAKCKGYGTGCDWLIRASLIRKKAYWEIRRYNDKHTCTMGTISQDHAKLDSNTIADAIRPLVEADPSIKVKSIIAKIQFRFNYTVNYRKAWLTKQKSVAKVFGDWQVSYQILLVSLKAMTAKMSRSRVQIKTLPVYRESEEVQGIRVLHRVFWSFYPCIVAFRHCKPLVQVDGTHLYEKYKGALLVTVAQDVNQNIVPIAFAIVEARSNSAWSPPKAWHMFYIRHIGSNFLRRFKAPYLHKLVVNTGYSKIEQEYNKNYQRLQERGEAYTQWCDE from the exons ATGTTCTGTATTTATCAACAAGCCCGATTTTACGTGCCGATTATAGAGCTGTACGTTGATTTCGAACAGCATTCGAGCCTGGACCTGGTCGGCGAGGAGGTCGATGTTGATGAGTGCGGAGACCTAGATTGGGAAGAAGATAACAACAATAGTGAAGAGGAGTTCGAAGCCAACTATAAAGTCGATGACGAAAACGATGACGGAGACTTGGCAGGCAATCCGGCGATACAGAATGAAGCGGACTCGATTGTAAGCCGGCACCCGTTTGGTGTTCCATCTTTTGTGCGGTCTTTGTATCTCGAAGCCATGCATGCCCCGGAATTTTCTGAGTATGCGAATATGG GTGAAGGCAACATTGCGGCGGAAGATAGTGAGTTTAGTGTCAGAATGAAATTTAGCTCTACAGAGTCGGTGATATCTACAATCAAAAGTTACACTATCTCTAGAAGAGTTTATTACACTATGTATGAGTCTGAGCCGCAGACATTCTATGCGAAATGCAAAGGTTATGGTACCGGGTGCGACTGGCTTATTCGAGCTAGCTTGATTCGAAAGAAAGCTTATTGGGAGATCAGGAGATACAATGATAAACACACTTGCACCATGGGCACGATCTCACAAGATCATGCCAAGTTGGACTCAAATACAATTGCAGATGCCATTAGGCCGTTGGTCGAAGCAGACCCATCGATAAAGGTGAAGTCTATTATTGCAAAAATTCAATTCAGGTTCAACTACACTGTTAATTACCGCAAGGCTTGGTTGACAAAGCAGAAATCTGTCGCAAAAGTTTTCGGTGATTGGCAAGTTTCTTACCAGATTCTGCTGGTATCGTTGAAAGCAATGACTGCAAAGATGTCGAGGTCTCGTGTCCAAATAAAGACGCTCCCCGTTTACCGTGAGAGTGAGGAGGTTCAAGGTATAAGAGTTCTGCATCGTGTTTTTTGGAGCTTCTATCCATGTATAGTAGCCTTCCGACACTGCAAGCCACTGGTGCAGGTTGATGGCACACACCTGTACGAAAAATATAAAGGTGCACTTCTAGTAACCGTTGCACAAGATGTGAATCAAAACATTGTACCTATTGCATTTGCAATAGTCGAGG CTCGCAGTAACAGTGCATGGTCACCACCAAAAGCGTGGCACATGTTCTACATTAGGCACATTGGGTCCAACTTCTTAAGGAGGTTTAAGGCTCCGTATTTGCATAAACTTGTGGTTAACACAG GATATTCGAAGATAGAACAGGAGTACAACAAAAACTACCAAAGGCTTCAAGAGCGGGGTGAGGCGTACACGCAATGGTGTGATGAGTAA